A genome region from Archaeoglobus fulgidus DSM 4304 includes the following:
- a CDS encoding ATP synthase subunit A: MEVKEAGYVGEIYRISGPLVVAEGLKARMYDLCKVGEEGLMGEVVGLVGQKVLIQVYEDTEGVKPGDKVENTGMPLSVELGPGLIRNIYDGVQRPLPVLKEVSGDFIGRGIEAPGLDRKAKWEFKPLVKKGEKVKPGEIIGTVQETEVVEQKILVPPNVKEGVIAEIYEGSFTVEDTIAVLEDGTELKLYHKWPVRIPRPYVEKLPPVVPLITGQRILDTFFPVAKGGTAAIPGPFGSGKTVTQHQLAKWSDAQIVVYIGCGERGNEMTEVLEEFPELEDPRTGKPLMERTVLVANTSNMPVAAREASVYTGITIAEYFRDMGYDVAIQADSTSRWAEAMREISGRLEEMPGEEGYPAYLASRLAEFYERAGRVKTLAGNIGSVTVVGAVSPPGGDFSEPVTQNTLRIVKVFWALDAKLAARRHFPAINWLQSYSLYVDTLKDWFAENVSEEWNELRRWAMEVLQEEANLQEIVQLVGSDALPESQRVLLEVARIIREVYLIQYAYHPVDTYCSVQKQYDMLKAIKQINDWFYQALEAGKTIDEIAGVEGLEEFARAKFEEDYKPAMEAALEKIRKNLLGE; encoded by the coding sequence ATGGAAGTGAAAGAAGCTGGATACGTGGGAGAAATTTATAGGATTTCTGGACCCCTCGTCGTTGCGGAGGGATTGAAGGCCAGAATGTACGACCTCTGCAAGGTAGGTGAAGAGGGGCTGATGGGAGAGGTTGTAGGTTTAGTAGGGCAGAAGGTTCTCATTCAGGTTTACGAGGATACAGAGGGTGTAAAGCCGGGTGACAAAGTAGAGAACACCGGAATGCCGCTCAGCGTTGAGCTTGGGCCTGGATTGATAAGAAACATCTACGATGGTGTGCAGAGGCCATTGCCGGTGCTAAAGGAGGTCAGCGGAGATTTCATCGGGAGGGGCATTGAAGCTCCGGGCTTGGACAGAAAGGCAAAGTGGGAGTTTAAGCCGCTGGTGAAGAAGGGAGAAAAAGTAAAACCGGGAGAAATAATCGGAACTGTTCAGGAGACTGAGGTTGTAGAGCAGAAGATTCTCGTTCCGCCGAACGTCAAGGAGGGAGTAATCGCTGAGATTTACGAGGGCAGCTTTACGGTTGAGGACACCATTGCGGTTCTTGAGGATGGCACGGAGCTTAAGCTCTACCACAAGTGGCCAGTCAGAATTCCGAGGCCGTACGTAGAGAAACTTCCACCCGTTGTGCCGCTCATAACTGGTCAGAGAATTCTGGACACCTTCTTCCCGGTTGCAAAGGGAGGTACCGCTGCAATTCCGGGCCCATTCGGAAGCGGTAAAACTGTGACCCAGCACCAGCTGGCAAAGTGGAGTGATGCTCAGATTGTCGTTTACATCGGATGCGGTGAGAGAGGCAACGAGATGACAGAGGTTCTTGAGGAGTTCCCGGAGCTTGAAGACCCGAGAACAGGAAAGCCGTTGATGGAGAGAACGGTTCTTGTTGCCAACACCTCCAACATGCCTGTTGCGGCGAGAGAGGCTTCGGTTTACACCGGAATCACCATTGCGGAGTACTTCAGAGACATGGGCTACGATGTAGCCATACAGGCTGACTCAACCAGCAGATGGGCAGAGGCAATGAGAGAAATCTCAGGAAGACTTGAGGAGATGCCCGGTGAAGAGGGCTACCCCGCTTACCTCGCATCAAGGCTTGCAGAGTTCTACGAGAGAGCTGGCAGAGTTAAGACCCTCGCAGGGAACATAGGGAGTGTCACGGTTGTCGGAGCAGTTTCACCGCCCGGCGGTGACTTCAGTGAGCCAGTAACTCAGAACACGCTCAGAATTGTGAAGGTGTTCTGGGCCCTCGATGCGAAGCTCGCTGCCAGAAGGCACTTCCCCGCCATAAACTGGCTGCAGAGCTACAGCCTCTACGTTGACACCCTGAAGGACTGGTTTGCTGAGAACGTCAGCGAGGAGTGGAACGAGCTGAGAAGATGGGCAATGGAGGTTCTGCAGGAGGAGGCTAACCTGCAGGAGATTGTGCAGCTTGTTGGTAGCGACGCACTGCCAGAATCCCAGAGAGTCCTTCTGGAGGTTGCGAGAATCATCAGAGAGGTTTACCTCATCCAGTACGCCTACCACCCCGTCGATACATACTGCAGCGTGCAGAAGCAGTACGACATGCTGAAGGCCATAAAGCAGATCAACGACTGGTTCTATCAGGCTCTCGAAGCAGGAAAGACCATCGATGAAATTGCGGGAGTCGAGGGTCTCGAAGAGTTTGCCAGAGCCAAGTTCGAGGAGGACTACAAGCCCGCCATGGAGGCTGCGCTGGAGAAGATTAGAAAGAATCTGCTCGGAGAGTGA